One Sparus aurata chromosome 5, fSpaAur1.1, whole genome shotgun sequence genomic window carries:
- the LOC115582444 gene encoding tripartite motif-containing protein 16-like → MEQKAVQLDRETFSCSICLDLLKDPVTTPCGHSYCKNCIKDHWDTEDEKGIHSCPQCRKSFTPRPELLKNTMLAVLVEELKKTGLQAAPADLCYAGPEDVACDVCTGRKLRAVKSCLVCMMSFCEKHLQPHFEIPAYGKHKLVEPSEKLQENICSRHDEVMKMFCRTDQQCICYLCSVDEHKGHDTVSAAAERTERQRELEGSRHNIQQRIQDREEDVKLLQQEVEAINGSADKAVEHSEKIFTQLIRLMEERRSDVKQQVRSQQETEVSRVKELQEKLEQEITELNRKDAELKKLSHTEDHNQFLHNYPSLSALSESTHSSSIKIRPLKYFEDVTAAVSELRDKLQDVLRETWTNISLTVTQVDVLLSNPQPEPETRADFLRYSHEITLDPNTAHTQLLLSEGNRKVTRVSKQQSYSSHPDRFTDKYQVLSRESLTGRCYWEVERRGDVDVAVAYKNIRRAGNSQECGFGKNDKSWMLYCDTNCYNFCHNKVRTRVSGPRSSRVGVYLDHSAGILSFYSVSDTMTLLHRVQTTFTQPLYAGVWLEPNTTAEFSKLK, encoded by the coding sequence atggagcagaaagcagttcagctggaccgagagactttctcttgttcgatctgtttggatctactgaaggatccggtgactactccctgtggacacagctactgcaagaactgtattaaagaccactgggacacagaggatgagaaggggatccacagctgccctcagtgcaggaagagcttcacaccgaggcctgagctgctgaaaaacaccatgttagcagttttagtggaggagctgaagaagactggactccaagctgctcctgctgatctctgctatgctggacctgaagatgtggcctgtgatgtctgcactgggaggaaactgagagctgtcaagTCCTGTTTGGTCTGTATGATGTCtttctgtgagaaacacctccagcctcactTTGAAATCCCTGCCTATggaaaacacaagctggtggagccgtcagagaagctccaggagaacatctgctctcgtcacgatgaggtgatgaagatgttctgtcgtactgatcagcagtgtatctgttatctctgctctgtggacgaacataaaggccacgacacagtgtcagctgcagcagagaggactgagaggcagagagagctggaggggagtcgacacaacatccagcagagaatccaggacagagaggaagatgtgaagctgcttcaacaggaggtggaggccatcaatggctctgctgataaagcagtggagcacagtgagaagatcttcactcagctgatccgtctcatggaggaaagacgctctgatgtgaagcagcaggtcagatcccagcaggaaactgaagtgagtcgagtcaaagagcttcaggagaagctggagcaggagatcactgagctgaataggaaagacgctgagctgaagaagctctcacacacagaggatcacaaccagtttctacacaactacccctcactgtcagcactcagtgagtctacacactcatccagcatcaagatccgtcctctcaagtactttgaggatgtgacagcagctgtgtcagagctcagagacaaactacaggacgtcctgagagagacatggaccaacatctcactgacagtgactcaagtggatgttttactgtcaaacccacaaccagagcccgagaccagagctgacttcttaagatattcacatgaaatcacactggatccaaacacagcacacacacagctgttattatctgaggggaacagaaaagtaacAAGAGTGAGTAaacaacagtcttattctagtcacccagacagattcactgacaagtatcaggtcctgagtagagagagtctgactggacgttgttactgggaggtggagaggagaggagacgttgatgtagcagtcgcatacaagaatatcaggaGAGCAGGGAACTCACAGGAATGCGGATTTGGaaaaaatgacaaatcttggatgTTATATTGCGACACAAACTGTTATAACTTCTGTCACAACAAAGTCAGAACTCGcgtctcaggtcctcggtcctccagagttggagtgtacctggatcacagtgcaggtattctgtccttctacagcgtctctgacaccatgactctcctccacagagtccagaccacattcactcagcctctctatgctggagtcTGGCTTGAACCTAACACCACTGCTGAGTTCAGTAAACTCAAATag